The following are from one region of the Prionailurus bengalensis isolate Pbe53 chromosome A2, Fcat_Pben_1.1_paternal_pri, whole genome shotgun sequence genome:
- the DNAJB1 gene encoding LOW QUALITY PROTEIN: dnaJ homolog subfamily B member 1 (The sequence of the model RefSeq protein was modified relative to this genomic sequence to represent the inferred CDS: inserted 1 base in 1 codon), with amino-acid sequence MGKDYYQTLGLARGASDEEIKRAYRRQALRYHPDKNKEPGAEEKFKEIAEAYDVLSDPRKREIFDRYGEEGLKGGGPSGGSSGGANGTSFSYTFHGDPHAMFAEFFGGRNPFDNFFGQRNGEEGMDIDDPFSGLPMGMGGFTNLNFVRSRPAQEPTRKKQDPPXTHDLRVSLEEIYSGCTKKMKISHKRLNPDGKSIRNEDKILTIEVKRGWKEGTKITFPKEGDQTSNNIPADIVFVLKDKPHNIFKRDGSDVIYPARISLREALCGCTVNVPTLDGRTIPVVFKDVIRPGMRRKVPGEGLPLPKTPEKRGDLIIEFEVIFPERIPQTSRTVLEQVLPI; translated from the exons ATGGGCAAGGACTATTATCAGACGCTGGGCCTGGCCCGCGGCGCTTCGGACGAGGAAATCAAGCGGGCTTACCGCCGCCAGGCGCTGCGCTACCACCCAGACAAGAACAAGGAGCCCGGCGCCGAGGAGAAGTTCAAGGAGATCGCCGAGGCCTACGACGTGCTCAGCGACCCGCGCAAGCGCGAGATCTTCGACCGCTACGGGGAAGAAG GCCTAAAGGGTGGTGGCCCCAGTGGCGGGAGCAGCGGTGGTGCTAACGGTACCTCTTTCAGCTACACGTTCCACGGAGACCCTCATGCCATGTTCGCTGAGTTCTTCGGTGGCCGCAATCCCTTTGACAACTTTTTTGGGCAGCGGAATGGGGAGGAAGGCATGGACATCGACGACCCGTTCTCTGGCTTACCCATGGGCATGGGTGGCTTCACCAACCTGAACTTTGTCCGCTCCCGTCCTGCCCAAGAGCCCACCCGAAAGAAGCAAGATCCCC TCACACACGACCTCAGGGTCTCGCTTGAAGAGATCTATAGCGGCTGTACCAAGAAGATGAAAATCTCCCATAAGCGGCTGAACCCCGATGGAAAGAGCATTCGCAACGAAGACAAGATCTTGACCATCGAAGTAAAGCGGGGCTGGAAAGAAGGGACCAAAATCACCTTCCCCAAGGAAGGCGACCAGACCTCCAACAACATTCCAGCTGacattgtctttgttttaaaggacAAGCCACACAATATCTTTAAGAGAGATGGCTCTGACGTCATTTACCCAGCCAGGATCAGCCTTCGGGAG GCTCTGTGTGGCTGCACGGTGAACGTACCCACTCTGGACGGCAGGACCATCCCCGTCGTGTTCAAAGATGTCATCAGGCCTGGCATGAGGCGAAAAGTTCCTGGAGaaggcctccccctccccaaaacgCCCGAGAAACGCGGGGACCTCATTATTGAGTTCGAAGTGATCTTCCCTGAAAGGATCCCCCAGACATCAAGAACCGTACTGGAGCAGGTTCTTCCGATATAG